From a region of the Besnoitia besnoiti strain Bb-Ger1 chromosome I, whole genome shotgun sequence genome:
- a CDS encoding hypothetical protein (encoded by transcript BESB_010910), which produces MKGRAPQGDGGKSKPGAADPAKGRRYLQSAEKPLEGASLAEDNYDDARPHEDVKQRGWEGGTQKVEAALMPPTAGARPASAQPQAPALPASSAVMYETPPVPSSSPPQSSAQRSAPSDSVELSPALASSPSLSLDAPAPPASASADSSSPVAAYVSSSPPPFLAVPLEAVGLLPPQQRAAFLETARRLPPELHPLFLAEILRANAAALPSSAPASEASSTAPRKEPGPPDANPQRRPSASGHGQPLSPPPRSAGGYSGPRPAPDDPLERRVRSSGEVQPQRVAWERQIPLPAHAVPSALASIPGVPHPSGAGSYSPSLAHAPYAHAHGAESLVAAAPERPPVLRLSDSSLPRSGDESYSHSVPQQGASSSLPYPQDSALASAASAPLSYTYQGPSYSSSRFVPSAAPAASIPALASAPSRYGMPSPAAYDVHHLPAGRAPPPPVGAAQPPSAAYVTAAYAPSVYPAPYPYSPYPLSSASAPYATPYPLSAAPSVYPPYSSASAAPLPLAMVLGAAPPPPHVVAEEVNAAVDSAVNHATSVVENAVKSAIVGIINPATYNTAALLHGLQALNERVYEGSEVATKALLDFAAYRRSHPQDTLAQLVNSLEEATDTLNQAATAGTPRLKPTLEAAQKDGNPSVSKSGQPLLEGMGVFSPSKESPYTPGSLQADAFSAAVLEGQEVGARGVEPSSPRKHLSRKDDESGKERFEETASRAKKGPASTGGGKGSSEVLSGQGADSADAGLPQEIIDLRSLLTKEQIAVIESLTEFLNLGFDAALNFVKSQSRGVLGLKQFPFFQPLQQKILGMYQRASANRDADKQRLEEDERREADRRAALHKADRERQFWAEIQREAAKQGLDPRAVAERLIQLNAQQAAHDSRRGGGAASKARPGLPLPHSYQAEASVPHHARGALGTGFPLQRSLVVRSPTVLEGESRRLSPGAPIQPHAALSVSPGRRLDRTANEEGPADAAQDEAVENDSGETKPETDAAGNATEEGEGELVGAAKGESEKKSPAAAPTEEKPTSASGGDNASSMQVDPSVRAGRSEERAQQASSDDTGGKASSPRRAAPSSEAREADSAGNDREEPFLASRLAPSSSPRRLSISPPLSLSGFSAFPFSSPSAHSPPKRLPAPSAVVLPPVVALPSALGVSVSPSALDQLLSLMGVPENCLLENFRYRGLANVVDRRSSLSTCLAACRAAAAASRSPALAREAGAAAGSPASFPPAQSAPSCGFFSYLPEVELCYRYATVEGLLPAAGYVSAPTSCSVVERALPGRETARRADDAFVVSGFQAQRQREGEEGEGLLAQDDARGRLAGSRDQRAETGRDRRPAGEIGSFESRAGEPATNQHPQGRRGDLAIEEVTGKLHPAEREDGERQTTGTTAARDNPQPLPAAEARIPTAASPSTASSSPASGLPPFFSSASFLAASAVSEGRPHEERGKTSEAELAEGRTLPQASPRIDAGESTGDAKGLAEMSVAAMPGSRSSGKASEGQEVNVEVLTPSPSSQTHFFSPSLAKHEADAGVKDVSVPETAPPQASEGTRTAAPSPMRQPAPPSALATATAIQAPPTFVSDSLSTADSPPTSSVPPHFSSFLAPSPAERPPNVPAFSAPPEVPSHSAAPSRSYPQMPSPSSASLAPAAGGQLQRQQVAPSFSSPPANAPPGVAAPAPAPWVYLPPPSVPGASGGLSPPPAAPLPPSPVLVGAAVPAAYAPSFATPAGSFLPPAASPAAAPAYSGFAAPQPLSALSALAPLPTIATPAASTAGSLLQTTQGLMQAGNALMQAFPLQQLLDAGQQLYASGFFRNRGMKHLQLPGLGPQKQELPPPPGMEKPTVNCASEGMTCCVPENAAEKWKERPPFLNNHEKQKKCRAHFVSMLNSLCATTSYSLKGDAIRDKYAAGASFEDEDDNCGLVLTETRDFWIFHHTLVIPGKNMNNAICECKEPKAANEEGLRQIEGFATWEFSLQAVHAMEEQAARGEQIAKGLGTALALTTMLGQQGEEAIGHVLEHASSRGARK; this is translated from the exons ATGAAAGGGCGTGCGCCTCAAGGCGACGGGGGCAAGTCAAAGCCCGGCGCGGCCGACCCTGCCAAAGGCCGAAGATATCTGCAGtccgcggagaagccgctcgagggcgcgtcgctcgctgaAGACAATTACGATGACGCTCGACCTCATGAAGACGTTAAACAGCGGGGCTGGGAGGGGGGGACTCAAAAGGTCGAAGCGGCGCTGATGCCGCCTACAGCCGGTGCAAGGCCAGCCTCTGCTCAACCTcaagcgccggcgctccctGCCTCGTCAGCAGTCATGTATGAGACGCCCCCAGTCCCGTCTTCCTCCCCTCCCCAGTCTTCTGCGCAGAGGTCTGCTCCCTCGGACTCCGTGGAGCTCTCGCCCGCTTTGGCTTCATCGCCTTCACTCTCGCTTGacgcccctgcgcctccagcgtctgcgtctgccgacTCCTCTTCTCCTGTGGCGGCGTACGTCTcatcttctcctccgccgttTTTGGCAGTTCCTCTCGAGGCAGTCGGTCTGCTACCTcctcagcagcgcgcggctttCCTCGAGACCGCCAGGCGCCTTCCCCCTGAGCTGCATCCGCTATTTCTGGCGGAGATTCTACGCGCAAACGCGGCTGCTTTGCCCTCGTCCGCTCCTGCGTCAGAGGCGAGTTCCACGGCCCCCAGGAAAGAGCCAGGCCCCCCGGACGCAAATCCCCAGAGGCGGCCGAGCGCCAGCGGGCACGGCCAGCCTTTGTCGCCACCTCCGAGATCTGCCGGCGGCTACTCGGGGCCCAGACCTGCGCCAGACGATCCCCTGGAAAGAAGAGTGAGGAGCAGTGGCGAAGTGCAGCCTCAGCGGGTTGCCTGGGAAAGACAGATCCCCTTACCCGCGCACGCAGTTCCGTCCGCGCTGGCCTCAATTCCGGGGGTGCCTCACCCCTCCGGCGCGGGATCTTattcgccttctctcgcgcacGCCCCGTATGCACACGCACATGGCGCAGAGagtctcgtcgccgcggcgcctgagcGCCCGCCCGTCTTGCGGTTGTCTGACAGTTCTCTCCCGAGATCAGGCGACGAGTCTTACTCACACAGCGTTCCTCAACAaggcgcctcttcctcgctgccttACCCCCAAGACAGCGCTCTTGCCTCGGCCGCGAGTGCGCCGCTGAGCTACACATATCAGGGGCCCTCGTATTCGTCTTCCAGATTTGTTCCatcagctgcgcctgcggcttcgaTTCCTGCCttggcgtcggcgccctctcgctATGGGATGCCCTCTCCCGCGGCCTACGACGTGCATCATCTCCCTGCAGGAAGggcgcctccccctccagTTGGCGCGGCTCAGCCTCCGTCCGCTGCGTACGTGACCGCCGCCTACGCGCCCTCTGTCTATCCGGCGCCGTATCCCTATTCGCCCTaccctctctcttctgcgtctgctcccTACGCGACGCCTTATCCTCTTTCCGCCGCACCTTCTGTCTATCCCCCCTATTCCTCCGCttcggctgcgcctctgcctctcgcaaTGGTGCTGGGGGCCgctccgcccccgccccaCGTGGTGGCGGAAGAAGTCAACGCCGCGGTAGACTCAGCCGTCAACCACGCGACCTCGGTCGTCGAGAACGCAGTGAAGTCGGCGATTGTCGGCATCATCAATCCAGCGACGTACAACACCGCTGCGCTACTCCACGGCCTGCAGGCTCTCAACGAAAGAGTCTACGAGGGAAGCGAGGTGGCGACCAAGGCCCTCCTCGACTTTGCAGCCTATAGACGGAGTCACCCGCAGGacacgctcgcgcagcttgTCAACAGCTTGGAAGAGGCAACAGACACGCTGAATCAAGCTGCGACCGCGGGGACTCCACGCCTGAAACCGACTTTAGAGGCTGCGCAGAAAGACGGGAACCCGAGCGTGAGCAAAAGTGGGCAGCCTCTGCTCGAAGGCATGGGAGTCTTTTCGCCTTCGAAGGAATCTCCGTACACTCCTGGGTCCCTGCAGGCGGACGCCTTTTCGGCCGCCGTTCTGGAGGGTCAGGAGGTCGGTGCCAGAGGCGTGGAGCCAAGCTCGCCTCGGAAACATCTCTCGAGGAAAGACGACGAGAGCGGGAAAGAGAGATTCGAAGAGACAGCTTCGAGAGCAAAGAAAGGCCCCGCTTCTACTGGCGGCGGAAAGGGAAGCTCCGAGGTGCTCTCAGGCCAAGGTGCGGACAGTGCGGACGCAGGTTTGCCTCAGGAGATCATCGATCTCCGGTCGCTGCTCACGAAGGAGCAAATCGCCGTCATTGAAAGCCTCACGGAGTTTCTGAATCTGGGGTTCGACGCAGCTCTCAACTTTGTGAAGAGCcagagccgcggcgtcctcggctTGAAGCAGTTCCCCTTCTTCCAGCCCCTGCAGCAGAAGATCCTGGGGATGTACCAGCGGGCGTCCGCAAACCGCGACGCCGACAAGCAGCGACTCGAAGAGGAtgagcgacgcgaggccgaccgccgagcggcgctgcaCAAAGCTGATCGCGAGCGGCAGTTCTGGGCGGAGAttcagagggaggcggcaaAGCAAGGCCTCGATCCTCGCGCCGTTGCCGAGAGACTCATTCAACTcaacgcgcagcaggccgccCACGactcccgccgcggcggcggcgctgcaagcAAGGCTCGCCCCGGCCTCCCGCTCCCACACAGTTACCAAGCAGAGGCCTCTGTCCCTCACCACGCTCGAGGTGCCCTGGGGACGGGTTTCCCTCTCCAGCGAAGCCTGGTCGTCAGGAGCCCCACTGTGCTGGAAGGCGAATCCAGGCGTCTGTCACCCGGGGCGCCGATCCAGCCACACGCTGCCCTCTCCGTCTCGCcaggcaggcgcctcgaCAGAACCGCCAACGAGGAAGGTCCCGCTGACGCAGCGCAAGACGAAGCAGTCGAAAACGATAGCGGGGAGACGAAACCAGAAACAGACGCTGCAGGAAATGCGAcggaggagggggaaggAGAACTGGTAGGCGCGGCTAAAGGGGAATCTGAGAAAAAGtcacccgcggcggcgcccacaGAAGAAAAACCTACGTCGGCCTCTGGGGGTGACAACGCGAGCTCAATGCAGGTGGATCCAAGCGTGCGAGCGGGTCGCTCGgaagagcgcgcgcagcaggcatCTTCAGACGACACAGGCGGCAAGGCAAGTTCTCCGCGTCGTGCTGCGCccagcagcgaggcacgcgaggcTGACTCTGCAGGCAACGACCGCGAAGAACCTTTCTTGGCAAGCAGActtgcgccttcttcctccccgcgccgtctctctatctcgcctccgctgtctctctccggcttctcggcgttccccttctcttcgccctctgcaCACTCCCCCCCGAAGCGCCTcccggcgccgtcggctgTCGTGCTGCCCCCTGTGGTCGCTCTGCCCTCCGCGCTGGGCGTCTCGGTCTCCCCCTCCGCTCTCGACCAGCTCCTCTCGCTGATGGGCGTGCCGGAGAACTGTCTCCTGGAAAATTTCCGCTACCGCGGACTCGCGAACGTCGTAGACCGCCGCAGTTCGCTTTCGACGTGCCTCGCAGCCTgccgagctgcggcggccgcgtcgcgctcccccgcgctggcgcgggaggcaggtgcggcggcgggctcccCGGCGTCCTTTCCGCCCGCGcagtctgcgccttcgtgcGGATTCTTTTCCTACCTCCCGGAAGTCGAGCTTTGCTACCGCTACGCCACGGTGGAGGGACTCCTTCCCGCCGCGGGCTACGTGTCGGCTCCAACTTCTTGCTCCGTCGTGGAACGCGCACTGCCTGGGCGGGagaccgcgaggagagccGACGATGCCTTTGTCGTCTCGGGGttccaggcgcagcggcagcgggagggggaagaaggcgagggccTGCTAGCGCAGGACGACGCGAGAGGGCGGCTCGCCGGAAGCCGCGACCAAAGAGCAGAGACGGGGCGAGACCGAAGACCCGCGGGAGAGATAGGAAGCTTTGAGAgccgcgctggcgagccAGCAACCAATCAGCATCCACAGGGACGGCGCGGGGACTTGGCAATCGAAGAGGTAACAGGCAAACTCCATCCGGCCGAGAGAGAAGATGGAGAAAGACAGACGACGGGGACGACCGCAGCCCGCGACAATCCACAGCCGTTgccggcagcagaggcacgcATCCCCACAGCGGCTTCGCCGAGCACAGCTTCCAGTTCCCCGGCGTCGGGCTTGCctccgtttttttcttctgcctcttttcTCGCCGCCTCAGCCGTATCTGAGGGAAGGCCTCATGAGGAGCGAGGTAAGACaagcgaggcggagctcgcTGAGGGGCGAACTCTCCCTCAAGCAAGTCCCAGAATTGACGCAGGGGAGTCCaccggcgacgcgaagggcCTGGCTGAGATGTCTGTTGCCGCGATGCCCGGTTCTCGCTCTTCCGGGAAAGCAAGCGAGGGACAAGAAGTGAATGTGGAAGTGCTCACGCCTTCTCCGAGCTCTCAGACGcactttttctctccttcatTGGCGAAgcacgaggcagacgccggcgtGAAAGACGTCTCTGTTCCAgagactgcgccgccgcaagccTCCGAGGGCACGAGAACCGCAGCGCCTTCCCCCATGCGccagcccgcgccgcccagcgccCTGGCGACCGCAACCGCAATCCAGGCGCCTCCAACTTTTGTTTCAGATTCTTTGTCGACTGCGGATTCTCCTCCCACGTCGTCGGTTCCGCCGCATTTCTCGTCGTTCctggcgccttcgccagcTGAGCGCCCGCCGAACGTGCCGGCTTTCTCAGCGCCCCCCGAGGTGCCTTCCCACtcagcggcgccctcgcgatCATATCCGCAAAtgccctcgccctcttcggcttcgcttgcgcctgcggccgggGGGCAGTTGCAGCGTCAGCAGGTCGcgccctccttctcctccccccctgcGAATGCGCCGCCCGGAGTCGCAGCCCCTGCCCCCGCGCCCTGGGTCTATCTGCCGCCTCCGAGTGTCCCCGGGGCCTCGGGGGGGCTGTCTCcaccgcctgcggctccgctcCCCCCGAGCCCCGTGCTGGTGGGCGCCGCAGTCCCGGCCGCCTACGCGCCCTCGTTCGCGACGCCCGCCGGGAGCTtcctgccgccggcggcctcgcccgctgccgcgcccgcgtaCTCTGGCTTCGCAGCCCCTCAGCCGCTGAgcgcgctctcggcgctggcgccccTGCCGACGATCGccacgcctgcagcgtcgACGGccggctcgctgctgcagacgacgcaggggCTGATGCAGGCGGGAAACGCGCTGATGCAGGCAtttccgctgcagcagctcctcgacgcAGGGCAGCAGCTGTACGCCTCTGGCTTCTTCCGGAACCGCGGCATGAAGCACCTGCAGCTTCCGGGGCTGGGCCCGCAGAAGCaggagctgccgccgccgcctggcaTGGAGAAGCCGACCGTGAACTGCGCCTCCGAAGGCATGACCTGCTGCGTTCCCGAGAACGCAGCGGAAAAATGGAAAGAGCGGCC GCCTTTTTTGAACAATcacgagaagcagaagaaatgTCGGGCGCACTTTGTCTCGATGCTGAactcgctctgcgcgaccACGAGCTACTCGCTCAAAGGCGATGCGATTCGAGACAAGTACGCGGCGGGTGCTTCtttcgaagacgaagacgacaacTGCGGCCTCGTCCTCACGGAAACCAGGGACTTTTGGATCTTCCACCATACGCTCGTCATACCGGGAAAGAACATGAACAACGCGATCTGCGAGTGCAAAGAACCCAAGGCGGCCAACGAGGAG GGCCTGCGCCAAATCGAGGGATTTGCAACCTGGGAATTCTCGCTCCAGGCTGTGCACGCGATGGAGGAgcaagcagcgcgcggcgagcagatCGCGAAG GGCTTGGGTACTGCGCTCGCGTTGACGACAATGCTTGGGCagcaaggcgaagaagctATAGGCCACGTTTTAGAG CATGCAAgtagccgcggcgcccgcaagTAG